The nucleotide sequence AACCAGCCTAACATCtgcttctgatgtgggactaattggtGTATATGTCCTAACTAATGGACTGCCAGAAATTTCATAAAGGAAGATTAGGAGTTGTTGGATGATCCAACATGAGCTTTTGAGTAAGTTATGGACTTGGAATGTAAATAAGTCACTCTTAATgtatatgaaaattatatataagaAGATAATTTGAAGGCTCTACAGTTTGTCGAAGTCCTGTTACCATGGATTTTTCCTGACTTCTATTCTATGCAGGGCTTCCTCCATCTCCACCTAGAGCACCTGGAGGGGGTAACGTTGGTTCATTTGGCAATAATAGTAATGCAATGGCAATAAAGCCTCTTGGCGTTGATGTGAGAAAACAAAAGGGGAAGACCAATCGGAGATTAATTGCTGtaattattttatcatctttttcagCGTTGATCTTATGTGTGGGGGCAGCATGGTTCCTGTGGTTGAAACAAAGAAACCACAGTCATCTGCCTGCGACGAATCTGCATAAAATGTTGCCACTATTTGCAAAATCATCAGGTACGTTCTTATTGGGTTGATAATTTGTATTTTGGTTTGCCAGATGTATTTGACACATAAGAAAAGCAAAGATCCTTGTAGCTtaaattttctattgaaacaGAAAGcaactttttttctttattttttttacattttctagTGTGAGGACTTCAATACATTGGAAGCATATTTGATACGTAAGAAAGGCAACGAACCTTATAGGTGATGGTGTACTTGAAATGGACATtgtccttccttttttttttgcattttattaGTGCCAGCTGCAAGACGATTTCAATATATGTGAATTTGTTACCAACTCATCTGAACTCCCAAAGTCCTACATTTCTTGTGTGGTAAAGCAGGAGGGAATGTGTAGGATTGGTATAGGATTTACATGAAAAGCTATTGCAACTTACAAGATCCATAAGTTgactttcatttttttatttattttttctttttctgttaaaCTTTATGTAAAGGGACAAGACACACGATATTAGGACAAAGGCTTAGTTCAGAATCAGCTTCCTTCAGCTCTAGCATCGCAACATATACTGGATCAGCAAAGACATTTTCTGTATCTGAAATTGAAAGAGCTACAAACAGATTTGATGAAGCTAGAATTATTGGAGAAGGTGGTTTTGGGAGAGTCTACCAAGGTACGCTTGAAGATGGAACAAGAGTTGCCGTAAAGATTCTTAAGAGAGATGACCAGCAGGGTGGACGGGAGTTCTATGCAGAGGTCGAGATGCTTAGCCGTTTGCACCACAGGAACTTAGTCAAGTTGATTGGTATATGCACAGAGGAGCACATAAGATGTCTGGTTTATGAACTAATTCCAAATGGGAGTTTGGAATCACACTTGCATGGTAAGCAAAAAGAGGTTTAGAATTACTTAATTTAAGCAATGCTTCTGCTTGTGCAAATtctaatgttttctttttttattgggTAATTAATATACTATGACACATGGTTACTTTTAttcttgattatttaaatctTGGTGCCATACCAGTTCCAAGATATTGTTGGACCTTTATGATACTGATCATGAAGATCactgaaaataataattataaaaaatggaTTGGTACTGAGCTATATAATCGTTCCGTGGTGAGACCATTGTAACTGGATTTTGAAACCCAACCTGGTCTCTATAAAATTCCTTTAATTTTAGAATACCCTATAAATGGATGCATATGCTTAGTTTCCCATTGCATGCTGTATTTTGTTCTAGAATAGAAATTTATCTCCAGATTCGAATTGTCTCATTTGTTTCATTCGCTAAGCAGGATTGGACAAGAAAACATCTCCACTTGACTGGAGTGCTCGCTTGAAGATTGCACTTGGTGCAGCTCGAGCCCTTGCCTATTTACATGAAGATTCAAGCCCTCGGGTGATACATCGAGATTTCAAGTCCAGCAACATCTTACTGGATCATGATTACACTCCCAAAGTGTCTGATTTTGGCCTAGCTCGAGCTGCTTTGGATGAGCAGAATTTGCACATCTCAACACGAGTCATGGGAACTTTTGGGTAAGAAGTTCTAAATGGTCATCCTTGCACTTTAGCAGTTCGTTAAATTGCCCATCATAGAAGTAGTAGTTATTAAAACCATCCGATGTTCCTGCTTTTTCTTAGTTATGTTGCCCCAGAATACGCAATGACAGGCCACCTTCTTGTCAAGAGTGATGTCTATAGCTATGGAGTTGTGCTTCTTGAGCTGCTTACTGGTAGGAAACCGATCGACATGCTACAACCCCCTGGTCAGGAAAATCTGGTCACATGGGCTCGCCCTCTTCTTAATAATATGGATAATGTGGAGATGATCACCGATCCAGCTCTTGGCATGAATGCACCATTTGAAAGTGTGGCAAAAGTTGCAGCCATTGCGTCAATGTGTGTTCAGCCAGAAGTCTCTCACCGTCCATTTATGGGGGAGGTAGTCCAGGCCTTAAAATTAGTATGCAATGAGTGCGACGAGAACAAAGGAACAGGAAGCTGCAGCCATGATGATTTATCTACTCGAGACACAGCAGCTAGATTGAGTAATGTGTCAGGTCTCGAAGCTGAGAGAGTTCTATTGGGTTCGTGTCTATCAAGTACATCTACAAGACTTGATATAGATGAATCTGGTTCATTTCAAAGGCACTCAAGCTCAGGTCCTCTGATTACAACCAGCAGGCAGTTTTGGCAAAGACTGAGAATGTTATCGGCAGGAAGCATTAGTGAGCATGGAGCTGCACTTAAATATGAGACCAGTTCAGATTGCGGGGAACGCTGGTCTTAGGACATGCTTCAAGTCGACCAAATCTGACAATCTAAAATTCTAGGGACTGGCATGTCAGCTCCAAGGTATGTCCAAGGATAGTATGATTGTGCTAGTAGTGGAGCTGAAACTACTTGAGAAATAAAAAGTTGTATGTTGCCAAAATATTCATTGTGAGATCTTTCATGTGGCATTCTTGATATGTATGTTTGTTGGGTCTTCAATAAAAAGTTTGCCTGCAGAAGTTCTTTTATCATCGATCACATTGTTGATTGTAAACATTTTGGCTGATCAGCTCATTCATTATTTAGATGGAAAAAAAATACAAAGGGAAAGTCTCACTCTTTTGCATTGAGATTTCTTCCTTTTGCATTAAGATCTGCCAAGTCTCCCTCCGTATAGCTTTTTATGATGACCATTGCTGTATGCTAGAAAAGACACATGCTGTAAAATGAATTGAAGTGGACTGCCACCTAAATTGTCCTATAGACTGGTCTGCCATGAGATAAGTCATGTAGATTTTGTCATAATAGTAGAAGGATGGTCTTCTTGCATTTCCTTGGCCACTTTTCAGTAAGTTGGAATGCTGCTTTATCTTCTCCAGAGTTTGCATGTTTGATAGAACAGCATCcttttctgttttttttcttttaacaaaaGGAAATATATCTATTTAGCCAGAGGCTACAAAACTAAAATTAAAGGGTAATGAGGCCTAGTTAAAAGTTTTCCTAAACAAAATTTTCCCCAGGCAAGCGTATGTGCATttcggctaattacatattacctcgtATAGTTAATTATCTTTAACATCTCGAtcattatactttaaaaaattatattaacatccctatAGTTAGTAAAGTAAAACATATAGATCCATTTACGTTAATTTTACTaacagaaatataaaaataaaaaataaaaagataattttaatgttcagTGGCATACGACGACATCGTTGGCATCGACACCGATGCAGTTGTCTAGTCGCCTCCGACGACGATGAGGTCTGCTCTCATCATGACGCCACCCGTCTCCATAAGGAGCCCATCGCCTATCCCGCATCGCTCTACATCTACTTCGACATTGACATAATTACCGAGCGACGTCGGATAAGCAATGATGAGATCGATGGCACGCTCCTTGTTGAAAGCGAGTGGTGTCGAAATGaaggcctatatatatatatatatatttatatataggctAAACAGGTGAGACTTCTTTCCTCGTAATCTCGCGCCACCCGAGTCCGAAGCCCGCAGTCACTTGCAGAGCACATACTAAGAACTTAAGGAGGGTACTTCATCAACTATTACGTGACCTTTTCGTGTGTAACGGCAGAAGCTGCTTGATTCTTACAGGGTGGACTTTAGGGTTTTTCTCCGACATTTCCGCTTAAAAGATCGATACATCATTCAGTCAACACCTTGTTCTCAGCCCTCTGCTTTCTTTAATACTTGCATACTTGTTCTTCATCTTTGAGGAGCTTAGTTTTCTTCCCTACCAATCAtcggaactcattttgatacttGCATACATTCTCAAAATGAGTTCCGATAATATGAGATACTCGCATACATTACTCTCAGATTGATGTTGTTATATTATTGTGGAAAACAATTGAAAACGTACATTAGAGATCGCCTCGGCATGTATGGTGCAGAATTTTTCTAAGTCAGTCTTCATCCTCCAAAACTTGCATGCCAAAGCTTCCATAATATGAGAGTAAATCGCCATTAATGTTTAGCTAAGTAGCAGCCAAAGCTTTTAACCAAGCATCAAAGAATGGCTCTACAGGAGGCTGCTCCAAATGCCACAGCAGAAAACTTGATGGTT is from Musa acuminata AAA Group cultivar baxijiao chromosome BXJ1-6, Cavendish_Baxijiao_AAA, whole genome shotgun sequence and encodes:
- the LOC135581875 gene encoding receptor-like serine/threonine-protein kinase ALE2 isoform X2, which encodes MGWRCELSRPWIIFVAVFASVICRLEGLGMAPSPAAFDYPSQKGMASSPAHLTNSGSAIAPTSDSFPEVSSPTYGAVPPSFQPVIPSMLSPAPSTLVATGHKWPRAVSPSVEAQPIAPISSVFGSPGYPQPSSSNKPPIIPRIAPKSALAPHSTYFHGSVAPPTSISSPISSRQRHGVPVASPPAEGYRHLTPANGSPSEGSSPMLSPVHHQAKPSNLAHGPSTSHLQPPAMSTSDGPAVSPLNPVQQWRPRKGVGNSASSPTSPFWSPSHLPAPMVTPTPEAFPKYRRPHHASPPSHEDPMVTEAPEAFPKNRQPHHAYRPSHQGPSFSSIQAPSPSPSSSVSSDSNAWLGHSPITTPSSSHPRASSAAPPPPIWVLPPPPPNLDCMSLVCVEPLTIPPPGSPCVCVLPIRVGLRLSTTLYTFFPLVPEFAQEIAFGIYMKQSQVRIMGANVASDQPENTIVLIDLVPVEEKFDTATAFLSFEKFWHKDFVINTSLFGDYTVLYVLYPGLPPSPPRAPGGGNVGSFGNNSNAMAIKPLGVDVRKQKGKTNRRLIAVIILSSFSALILCVGAAWFLWLKQRNHSHLPATNLHKMLPLFAKSSGTRHTILGQRLSSESASFSSSIATYTGSAKTFSVSEIERATNRFDEARIIGEGGFGRVYQGTLEDGTRVAVKILKRDDQQGGREFYAEVEMLSRLHHRNLVKLIGICTEEHIRCLVYELIPNGSLESHLHGLDKKTSPLDWSARLKIALGAARALAYLHEDSSPRVIHRDFKSSNILLDHDYTPKVSDFGLARAALDEQNLHISTRVMGTFGYVAPEYAMTGHLLVKSDVYSYGVVLLELLTGRKPIDMLQPPGQENLVTWARPLLNNMDNVEMITDPALGMNAPFESVAKVAAIASMCVQPEVSHRPFMGEVVQALKLVCNECDENKGTGSCSHDDLSTRDTAARLSNVSGLEAERVLLGSCLSSTSTRLDIDESGSFQRHSSSGPLITTSRQFWQRLRMLSAGSISEHGAALKYETSSDCGERWS
- the LOC135581875 gene encoding receptor-like serine/threonine-protein kinase ALE2 isoform X3, whose amino-acid sequence is MGWRCELSRPWIIFVAVFASVICRLEGLGMAPSPAAFDYPSQKGMASSPAHLTNSGSAIAPTSDSFPEVSSPTYGAVPPSFQPVIPSMLSPAPSTLVATGHKWPRAVSPSVEAQPIAPISSGYPQPSSSNKPPIIPRIAPKSALAPHSTYFHGSVAPPTSISSPISSRQRHGVPVASPPAEGYRHLTPANGSPSEGSSPMLSPVHHQAKPSNLAHGPSTSHLQPPAMSTSDGPAVSPLNPVQQWRPRKGVGNSASSPTSPFWSPSHLPAPMVTPTPEAFPKYRRPHHASPPSHEDPMVTEAPEAFPKNRQPHHAYRPSHQGPSFSSIQAPSPSPSSSVSSDSNAWLGHSPITTPSSSHPRASSAAPPPPIWVLPPPPPNLDCMSLVCVEPLTIPPPGSPCVCVLPIRVGLRLSTTLYTFFPLVPEFAQEIAFGIYMKQSQVRIMGANVASDQPENTIVLIDLVPVEEKFDTATAFLSFEKFWHKDFVINTSLFGDYTVLYVLYPGLPPSPPRAPGGGNVGSFGNNSNAMAIKPLGVDVRKQKGKTNRRLIAVIILSSFSALILCVGAAWFLWLKQRNHSHLPATNLHKMLPLFAKSSGTRHTILGQRLSSESASFSSSIATYTGSAKTFSVSEIERATNRFDEARIIGEGGFGRVYQGTLEDGTRVAVKILKRDDQQGGREFYAEVEMLSRLHHRNLVKLIGICTEEHIRCLVYELIPNGSLESHLHGLDKKTSPLDWSARLKIALGAARALAYLHEDSSPRVIHRDFKSSNILLDHDYTPKVSDFGLARAALDEQNLHISTRVMGTFGYVAPEYAMTGHLLVKSDVYSYGVVLLELLTGRKPIDMLQPPGQENLVTWARPLLNNMDNVEMITDPALGMNAPFESVAKVAAIASMCVQPEVSHRPFMGEVVQALKLVCNECDENKGTGSCSHDDLSTRDTAARLSNVSGLEAERVLLGSCLSSTSTRLDIDESGSFQRHSSSGPLITTSRQFWQRLRMLSAGSISEHGAALKYETSSDCGERWS
- the LOC135581875 gene encoding receptor-like serine/threonine-protein kinase ALE2 isoform X1; translated protein: MGWRCELSRPWIIFVAVFASVICRLEGLGMAPSPAAFDYPSQKGMASSPAHLTNSGSAIAPTSDSFPEVSSPTYGAVPPSFQPVIPSMLSPAPSTLVATGHKWPRAVSPSVEAQPIAPISSAVFGSPGYPQPSSSNKPPIIPRIAPKSALAPHSTYFHGSVAPPTSISSPISSRQRHGVPVASPPAEGYRHLTPANGSPSEGSSPMLSPVHHQAKPSNLAHGPSTSHLQPPAMSTSDGPAVSPLNPVQQWRPRKGVGNSASSPTSPFWSPSHLPAPMVTPTPEAFPKYRRPHHASPPSHEDPMVTEAPEAFPKNRQPHHAYRPSHQGPSFSSIQAPSPSPSSSVSSDSNAWLGHSPITTPSSSHPRASSAAPPPPIWVLPPPPPNLDCMSLVCVEPLTIPPPGSPCVCVLPIRVGLRLSTTLYTFFPLVPEFAQEIAFGIYMKQSQVRIMGANVASDQPENTIVLIDLVPVEEKFDTATAFLSFEKFWHKDFVINTSLFGDYTVLYVLYPGLPPSPPRAPGGGNVGSFGNNSNAMAIKPLGVDVRKQKGKTNRRLIAVIILSSFSALILCVGAAWFLWLKQRNHSHLPATNLHKMLPLFAKSSGTRHTILGQRLSSESASFSSSIATYTGSAKTFSVSEIERATNRFDEARIIGEGGFGRVYQGTLEDGTRVAVKILKRDDQQGGREFYAEVEMLSRLHHRNLVKLIGICTEEHIRCLVYELIPNGSLESHLHGLDKKTSPLDWSARLKIALGAARALAYLHEDSSPRVIHRDFKSSNILLDHDYTPKVSDFGLARAALDEQNLHISTRVMGTFGYVAPEYAMTGHLLVKSDVYSYGVVLLELLTGRKPIDMLQPPGQENLVTWARPLLNNMDNVEMITDPALGMNAPFESVAKVAAIASMCVQPEVSHRPFMGEVVQALKLVCNECDENKGTGSCSHDDLSTRDTAARLSNVSGLEAERVLLGSCLSSTSTRLDIDESGSFQRHSSSGPLITTSRQFWQRLRMLSAGSISEHGAALKYETSSDCGERWS
- the LOC135581875 gene encoding receptor-like serine/threonine-protein kinase ALE2 isoform X4; the protein is MGWRCELSRPWIIFVAVFASVICRLEGLGMAPSPAAFDYPSQKGMASSPAHLTNSGSAIAPTSDSFPEVPPSFQPVIPSMLSPAPSTLVATGHKWPRAVSPSVEAQPIAPISSAVFGSPGYPQPSSSNKPPIIPRIAPKSALAPHSTYFHGSVAPPTSISSPISSRQRHGVPVASPPAEGYRHLTPANGSPSEGSSPMLSPVHHQAKPSNLAHGPSTSHLQPPAMSTSDGPAVSPLNPVQQWRPRKGVGNSASSPTSPFWSPSHLPAPMVTPTPEAFPKYRRPHHASPPSHEDPMVTEAPEAFPKNRQPHHAYRPSHQGPSFSSIQAPSPSPSSSVSSDSNAWLGHSPITTPSSSHPRASSAAPPPPIWVLPPPPPNLDCMSLVCVEPLTIPPPGSPCVCVLPIRVGLRLSTTLYTFFPLVPEFAQEIAFGIYMKQSQVRIMGANVASDQPENTIVLIDLVPVEEKFDTATAFLSFEKFWHKDFVINTSLFGDYTVLYVLYPGLPPSPPRAPGGGNVGSFGNNSNAMAIKPLGVDVRKQKGKTNRRLIAVIILSSFSALILCVGAAWFLWLKQRNHSHLPATNLHKMLPLFAKSSGTRHTILGQRLSSESASFSSSIATYTGSAKTFSVSEIERATNRFDEARIIGEGGFGRVYQGTLEDGTRVAVKILKRDDQQGGREFYAEVEMLSRLHHRNLVKLIGICTEEHIRCLVYELIPNGSLESHLHGLDKKTSPLDWSARLKIALGAARALAYLHEDSSPRVIHRDFKSSNILLDHDYTPKVSDFGLARAALDEQNLHISTRVMGTFGYVAPEYAMTGHLLVKSDVYSYGVVLLELLTGRKPIDMLQPPGQENLVTWARPLLNNMDNVEMITDPALGMNAPFESVAKVAAIASMCVQPEVSHRPFMGEVVQALKLVCNECDENKGTGSCSHDDLSTRDTAARLSNVSGLEAERVLLGSCLSSTSTRLDIDESGSFQRHSSSGPLITTSRQFWQRLRMLSAGSISEHGAALKYETSSDCGERWS
- the LOC135581875 gene encoding receptor-like serine/threonine-protein kinase ALE2 isoform X5, with the translated sequence MLSPVHHQAKPSNLAHGPSTSHLQPPAMSTSDGPAVSPLNPVQQWRPRKGVGNSASSPTSPFWSPSHLPAPMVTPTPEAFPKYRRPHHASPPSHEDPMVTEAPEAFPKNRQPHHAYRPSHQGPSFSSIQAPSPSPSSSVSSDSNAWLGHSPITTPSSSHPRASSAAPPPPIWVLPPPPPNLDCMSLVCVEPLTIPPPGSPCVCVLPIRVGLRLSTTLYTFFPLVPEFAQEIAFGIYMKQSQVRIMGANVASDQPENTIVLIDLVPVEEKFDTATAFLSFEKFWHKDFVINTSLFGDYTVLYVLYPGLPPSPPRAPGGGNVGSFGNNSNAMAIKPLGVDVRKQKGKTNRRLIAVIILSSFSALILCVGAAWFLWLKQRNHSHLPATNLHKMLPLFAKSSGTRHTILGQRLSSESASFSSSIATYTGSAKTFSVSEIERATNRFDEARIIGEGGFGRVYQGTLEDGTRVAVKILKRDDQQGGREFYAEVEMLSRLHHRNLVKLIGICTEEHIRCLVYELIPNGSLESHLHGLDKKTSPLDWSARLKIALGAARALAYLHEDSSPRVIHRDFKSSNILLDHDYTPKVSDFGLARAALDEQNLHISTRVMGTFGYVAPEYAMTGHLLVKSDVYSYGVVLLELLTGRKPIDMLQPPGQENLVTWARPLLNNMDNVEMITDPALGMNAPFESVAKVAAIASMCVQPEVSHRPFMGEVVQALKLVCNECDENKGTGSCSHDDLSTRDTAARLSNVSGLEAERVLLGSCLSSTSTRLDIDESGSFQRHSSSGPLITTSRQFWQRLRMLSAGSISEHGAALKYETSSDCGERWS